The sequence CTTATAGAAATGGAACTACTACTGAAGACTGTTTAGAAGGAATTTTAAATGGAGCAAACGGATTAATCAGTTATGGACAAGGAAATTTATTAATGCTTAGAGAAACTAAAACCGATCCTGTCGATTTTGGTTTTATAGTCAAAAATGGAAGCAATTTAACCTTAGCTTATTTCAAAAATGGTACACTGACACCAAATTATGTAGGGACCTTATCGGAAGACATGACTCTTGCTCAATGGAAAATTGTCAAAGAGAAATTAGGTTCTGATGCTTATCCTTATGCTAGTTTAGCAAATGCATGGGATATTGGACTCTCTTCTGATATACTCCGAGAAGCAGCATTCCATGGACACGTTTGTTTAGGGACTATTAGTGGATATGCTATGATTGAAACTCTTCTTAAGTATTATCCGCCGGGACAACTCACCGCAGATAAGGAGGCAACAAGTTATCTGGTAGTAGGTACGCCTGGTGAATCAGAAGACGATGCATTTATAATCGGTATGGATAATACTCCTGGAAAACGTGCATATGTTGGATTCAATACTACTGATAGTGCAAAAATCACGGGATTTATCCGCTGGAATTCTAAAACCAAAAAAGGAACTTTAGTGATAATGACCTTCGATGAAGATGCAGTGGTTAAAGAATTTAAAAATGAAACGGGGTTAGATGCTTATTCAAGTATATCTAATGAACTCAAATTCAATAAATGGTTAGTATACCGATTGCAGAACAATCCTGAATCTCTGGTATCCATTCTTTATGCATTTGATAACCTCACTGAAGAACAGGTTAACTACATAAATGGTGGAACTGGTTCTACCACAGAAGGTGATGCTCATGGTTTGGATTTGAATTATATTCTTAACCAAACAAATTTAGTAACTGCAACTGCTAATAATCTGATTTTCACTAAAGGGAATTTAACTTCCCAGGAAATGAAAGATATAGGATTAAATGCTTCTAATAAAGCTAAAGAGCTTTTCTTGAGTGAAATGGGTATCAACCTTGAAATGGATGATTTTGACTTTTTAGTTTTAACTTCAGCAGGTTATGCTCGTCTCAATGGTCAGGCAACTGACATGATGTGGGATGGTATATACAGTGTCTTTGGATCTCGAGTTAGCAGAACAACATTACTACCAGTACATAGTTCCATGTGGAGCAATTTATGGTTCACATTTATCTTGAGAAAAGATGGGGAAGGAATTGCTGGTTTGGATGGTTCATTTGGAAAATTCTCCTTCACCATCGATGAAGATGACAGTTTCCTTTATGCTATCTACATGTACTATGATCCTGTCACAAACCAACTCGTAGTAGCCAATGATTCCAGTGGAAAAACAATACATGATATTGGACCTGCCTGTAATCAAACTTTAGCTTCAAAGTTGTTTGGTAGTTGGAATAGTATAGATACTATTGCAAATGCATGGGCTTATGATCCACCATATGATATGTTAATGGCTTATTTATTCCACAACCATGTCTGCCCTGGTGTTTCACCATCATATCTCATAACAGATTACATATTTGAAAACTACCCTCTGGGAGAAAATGAGAAGTACATTTATG is a genomic window of Methanobacteriales archaeon HGW-Methanobacteriales-1 containing:
- a CDS encoding metal-binding protein, with translation MLKEVISIKKQGIKRQIVLMALAVLLTLCICGTVSAEDLSSTGGNDSDAQSTVSDNQTVIDPIIGVKVGYEYSSDSSINPEITVKDNNGTKIAYNKTYDMAFQGYKLSFLYPGAVNGTKFNVTVAASGYTTQTKEVGVFFDPNNSSDPNLYGSSTFNMMATANYKLGREVTKKADQLLNFSSADSVLCITTAGAPYRNGTTTEDCLEGILNGANGLISYGQGNLLMLRETKTDPVDFGFIVKNGSNLTLAYFKNGTLTPNYVGTLSEDMTLAQWKIVKEKLGSDAYPYASLANAWDIGLSSDILREAAFHGHVCLGTISGYAMIETLLKYYPPGQLTADKEATSYLVVGTPGESEDDAFIIGMDNTPGKRAYVGFNTTDSAKITGFIRWNSKTKKGTLVIMTFDEDAVVKEFKNETGLDAYSSISNELKFNKWLVYRLQNNPESLVSILYAFDNLTEEQVNYINGGTGSTTEGDAHGLDLNYILNQTNLVTATANNLIFTKGNLTSQEMKDIGLNASNKAKELFLSEMGINLEMDDFDFLVLTSAGYARLNGQATDMMWDGIYSVFGSRVSRTTLLPVHSSMWSNLWFTFILRKDGEGIAGLDGSFGKFSFTIDEDDSFLYAIYMYYDPVTNQLVVANDSSGKTIHDIGPACNQTLASKLFGSWNSIDTIANAWAYDPPYDMLMAYLFHNHVCPGVSPSYLITDYIFENYPLGENEKYIYVTTNDYCDDDGIMYLLGVSPGAGTYYNQRLKNNTATTGTGNREGYLIVWDDKTQTGKVIILTYKGPKFANGSNALKEYINLYRKQSSGNVVSQAILGCEAERVITKADLSTILSGAPEYGNAINFILGLPANRTLADILPKKDGSNGTNTNNGNHLVDNGGSSSSDSSNHDGSSSSSGSSVGTSVPVSAAMQTTTESVNTGSSPQKAYEMSKAGSTKGESNSNWYVYVIVGFLSLGGLVGFGFMRAKT